In Helianthus annuus cultivar XRQ/B chromosome 9, HanXRQr2.0-SUNRISE, whole genome shotgun sequence, the following are encoded in one genomic region:
- the LOC110875913 gene encoding cell division cycle protein 48 homolog encodes MSRLMLRFLIRWWLRMGIFKPPLVRVTRLLFAKRLSKFLTLAGKISGLENVKRELQETVQYLVEHPEKFEKFSMSPSKGVLFYRPPGCGKTLLAKAIANECQANFISKGPELLTMWFGESEANVREIFDNARGSAPCVLFFDELDSIATQRGSSQGDAGGAADRVLNQLLTEMDGMSTKKTVFIIGATNRPDIIDPALCECTLEGQLFTLSCKITLLIYFATSSGHELLLLPHVFLMLDACHNELHLGYQKTMLNGHICLDEDCICL; translated from the exons ATGAGTCGATTGATGCTGAGATTCTTAATTCGATGGTGGTTACGAATGGGCATTTTTAAACCGCCCTTGGTACGAGTAACCCGTCTGCTCTTCGCGAAACGGTTGTCGAAGTTCCTAACGTTAGCTGGGAAGATATCGGGGCTCGAAAACGTTAAACGAGAGCTCCAAGAG ACTGTGCAATATCTGGTTGAACACCCTGAAAAATTCGAGAAATTCAGTATGTCACCATCTAAAGGAGTTCTGTTTTACAGGCCACCTGGGTGTGGTAAAACGCTTCTAGCCAAGGCTATAGCCAATGAATGCCAAGCTAACTTCATCAGCAAGGGTCCAGAATTGCTAACCATGTGGTTCGGTGAAAGTGAAGCTAATGTTCGTGAGATCTTCGATAATGCCCGTGGGTCCGCCCCTTGTGTTCTGTTTTTCGATGAGCTCGACTCTATTGCTACCCAG AGAGGAAGTAGTCAAGGAGATGCAGGAGGTGCAGCTGATAGGGTGTTGAATCAACTTTTGACTGAAATGGACGGGATGTCAACTAAAAAGACGGTTTTCATTATCGGTGCAACTAATCGTCCTGACATCATCGATCCAGCTCTTTGTGAGTGCACTCTCGAGGGTCAACTATTTACATTATCATGTAAAATCACGCTACTAATTTACTTTGCTACATCTAGCGGTCATGAACTTTTGTTGTTGCCACACGTTTTTCTAATGTTGGATGCCTGCCACAACGAGCTACACCTTGGATACCAAAAAACAATGCTAAATGGACATATTTGCTTGGATGAAGATTGTATATGTTTATGA